In Novosphingobium sp. MMS21-SN21R, a single genomic region encodes these proteins:
- a CDS encoding LysR family transcriptional regulator has translation MTGSECCFRQFHQLILGKNHVSSLRIETLRLCWLEVFIDVAESENISATARNLGLDQSTVSRYLKAVQDWLGLTLVTPAKCMIPTILGRPWALPRKDFASAILRKI, from the coding sequence ATGACAGGCTCGGAATGCTGTTTTAGGCAGTTCCACCAACTGATTTTGGGAAAGAATCACGTGTCATCGCTGCGAATCGAGACTCTTCGACTGTGCTGGCTGGAAGTGTTTATTGACGTGGCAGAATCCGAGAACATTTCCGCAACAGCGCGGAACCTCGGCTTGGACCAGTCAACTGTAAGTCGCTACCTGAAGGCGGTGCAGGATTGGCTCGGTCTGACGCTCGTCACCCCGGCAAAGTGCATGATCCCGACGATCCTGGGGCGACCGTGGGCATTACCGAGGAAGGACTTCGCTTCCGCGATATTGCGGAAGATATAG
- a CDS encoding DUF262 domain-containing HNH endonuclease family protein has product MTKKISGAEYPLSKIFSSDFEYVIPSYQRPYAWGADQASELFEDLLAFHQAEDEEGYFLGSIVLIKSEDRPFAEVIDGQQRLTTLTILLAAMACAHDGAYRDELRTYITEPGKELEGIKAKPRLSLRERDRQFFAKYIQGLDLDTLLDLDAASLSNESQQNIQNNCAHFVKDIASSLGGREALKSFVTFLLTRCYLVVVSTPSQASAFRVFSVMNSRGLDLQPTDIIKADMIGKIKGEEDRQKYNDKWEEMEVDLTRSGFNDLFTYIRMIYAKDKAKRTLLEEFRTYVLPENPDAKSFIDDVLDPFSDALEDIRSASYESTKQAETINYYISWLNRIDNSDWIPPAMLFLKKYRNKPDRLATFFELLERLAAYMHICRFNVNERIDIYANLISEIEEGKAPDDMDYLGLDEEEKATFRDALDGKIYDLTPRRRNYLILRLDSIISDGAATYDPKVLTIEHVLPQTVSDGSQWEEWWPDVDERKAWVHRLANLVPLNKKKNSAAQNYDFEHKCDIYFKGVKNVSSYALTSQVISETEWTPAVIEARQEALLDALIENWGLEEE; this is encoded by the coding sequence ATGACGAAGAAAATCAGTGGCGCGGAATATCCGCTTTCGAAGATATTCAGTTCTGATTTCGAATACGTGATCCCGTCATACCAGCGGCCCTATGCGTGGGGTGCTGATCAGGCATCCGAACTGTTTGAGGACTTGCTGGCGTTCCATCAAGCCGAAGATGAGGAAGGGTATTTTCTCGGGAGCATCGTCCTGATCAAATCCGAAGACCGGCCATTCGCTGAGGTGATCGACGGGCAGCAAAGGCTAACGACGCTGACCATTTTGCTGGCAGCAATGGCATGTGCGCACGATGGTGCATACCGCGATGAATTACGAACCTACATCACGGAGCCGGGTAAAGAGTTGGAAGGGATCAAAGCAAAGCCAAGGCTGTCATTGCGCGAAAGGGACCGTCAATTTTTTGCGAAATACATCCAAGGCCTCGACCTAGATACGCTTCTTGATCTTGATGCAGCTTCTTTATCGAACGAGTCACAACAGAATATTCAAAATAATTGCGCTCACTTCGTTAAAGATATTGCCAGTTCGCTCGGCGGTCGAGAAGCACTAAAATCGTTCGTAACTTTTCTACTCACTCGCTGCTACCTCGTAGTAGTCTCGACCCCTAGCCAAGCGTCTGCGTTCCGCGTCTTTTCGGTGATGAATAGCCGTGGGCTTGATCTTCAGCCAACCGACATCATCAAGGCGGATATGATTGGCAAGATCAAAGGCGAAGAGGATCGCCAGAAATATAATGATAAATGGGAGGAAATGGAGGTTGATCTGACTCGCAGCGGATTCAACGATCTATTTACCTATATCCGAATGATCTACGCCAAGGACAAAGCGAAAAGGACTCTTCTCGAAGAATTCAGGACCTACGTGCTCCCTGAGAATCCTGATGCTAAGTCGTTCATAGATGATGTTCTTGACCCGTTCTCTGACGCCTTGGAAGACATACGATCGGCTAGCTATGAATCTACAAAACAGGCAGAAACGATTAATTACTACATAAGTTGGCTGAACAGGATTGATAATTCCGACTGGATTCCGCCAGCGATGCTCTTCCTGAAGAAATACCGCAATAAGCCAGATCGGCTTGCTACCTTTTTTGAGTTGCTTGAGCGCTTGGCCGCTTACATGCATATTTGCCGGTTCAATGTGAATGAACGCATCGACATTTATGCCAATTTGATCAGCGAGATTGAGGAAGGCAAAGCGCCGGATGACATGGATTATCTGGGCTTAGACGAGGAAGAGAAGGCAACGTTCCGCGACGCGCTTGACGGGAAGATATACGATCTGACGCCGCGTCGGCGAAATTATCTGATCCTACGCCTTGATTCCATCATCTCCGACGGCGCAGCCACTTACGATCCAAAGGTGCTTACCATCGAGCATGTCCTGCCACAGACAGTTTCAGACGGAAGCCAGTGGGAGGAATGGTGGCCTGACGTGGATGAGCGAAAGGCGTGGGTGCATCGCTTGGCGAACCTTGTTCCGCTGAACAAGAAGAAGAATTCTGCCGCCCAAAATTACGATTTTGAGCACAAGTGTGACATCTACTTCAAGGGGGTGAAGAACGTGTCATCCTATGCGTTGACGAGTCAGGTCATCAGCGAAACGGAGTGGACGCCTGCTGTTATTGAAGCGCGGCAAGAGGCCCTGTTAGACGCCCTGATTGAAAACTGGGGACTGGAAGAGGAATGA
- a CDS encoding VapE domain-containing protein produces the protein MTEIHFPEPAGADQPEAQSSRKGFPRRLDTDGFPDQPSPGRQHFPLTMANVAHLLDGNGIEVSYDVISKRLSVRYGAQDLEEYDLISLGNLHGMGSNQFLDFIGVVGRRNPCNPVADWIRSRPWDGKDRLQGLYATLHLEEDYPPELRDILVYRWLMSAVAAALSAKEFHARGVLTLQGGQGIGKTSWIARLVPPELQGQWFKRDHHLDPGSKDSVLAAIAHWIAELGELDSSFRRDVARLKGFITNDRDLIRLPYAARPVSLERRTVFAASVNDSRFLVDNTGNSRWWTIAVLRLDYAHEIDMQQVYAQLAIDFEAGMQWWLTSDEERQLAEINARHEVKSAVEERLLERLDLDATNNASMTAIEVLRKIGMKHPSNQQCREAGSFLRRQFGPPSRVNGRDKWRVALLPEDCFQPVPMDDDDEVY, from the coding sequence ATGACTGAAATACATTTTCCCGAACCCGCTGGAGCGGATCAGCCTGAAGCGCAAAGTTCGCGCAAGGGCTTTCCCCGACGCCTGGACACAGACGGTTTTCCTGACCAGCCGTCACCGGGCAGACAGCATTTTCCCCTCACCATGGCCAACGTCGCGCACCTCCTTGATGGAAATGGCATCGAGGTCAGCTACGACGTGATCAGTAAGCGTCTGAGCGTCCGGTATGGCGCGCAGGACCTTGAAGAATACGATTTGATCAGCCTCGGCAATCTTCACGGCATGGGCTCCAACCAGTTCCTCGACTTCATTGGCGTGGTTGGTCGGCGCAATCCCTGCAATCCGGTTGCCGACTGGATCAGAAGCAGGCCTTGGGATGGCAAGGATCGGCTGCAGGGCCTCTATGCCACGCTGCACCTAGAGGAGGACTACCCCCCTGAACTTCGGGATATCCTTGTGTATCGCTGGCTTATGAGCGCTGTTGCAGCGGCCCTTTCAGCGAAAGAGTTCCACGCACGAGGGGTTCTGACGCTGCAGGGCGGGCAGGGCATCGGCAAGACCAGCTGGATCGCCCGGCTGGTACCGCCGGAGCTTCAGGGTCAATGGTTCAAACGTGATCATCACCTTGACCCCGGTAGCAAGGACTCGGTGCTTGCCGCCATTGCCCATTGGATCGCGGAATTGGGCGAACTTGACAGCTCCTTCCGCCGCGATGTTGCGAGGCTCAAGGGTTTCATCACCAATGACCGCGACCTGATCCGGCTTCCCTACGCTGCCAGACCGGTTTCATTGGAACGCCGTACGGTCTTTGCAGCATCGGTCAATGACAGCCGGTTCCTCGTCGACAACACCGGCAATTCTCGGTGGTGGACGATCGCCGTGCTGCGGCTCGATTACGCGCACGAGATCGACATGCAGCAGGTCTACGCACAGCTTGCGATCGATTTCGAGGCGGGAATGCAGTGGTGGCTCACTTCCGATGAAGAACGCCAGCTTGCCGAGATCAACGCCCGCCACGAGGTGAAGAGTGCCGTGGAGGAGCGTTTGCTCGAGCGCTTGGACCTGGACGCGACGAACAATGCTTCAATGACCGCCATCGAAGTCCTGCGCAAGATTGGGATGAAACACCCGAGCAACCAGCAGTGTCGCGAAGCGGGGAGCTTTCTGCGCAGGCAGTTCGGCCCGCCGAGCCGTGTTAACGGCCGGGACAAGTGGAGGGTCGCGCTCCTTCCGGAAGATTGCTTCCAGCCGGTCCCGATGGACGACGACGACGAAGTCTACTGA
- a CDS encoding MFS transporter has product MKGDLPPLGLGRLMSLSVGYLGLQITFGIESASLSRVYQGFGAGVDDLALLWLAGPVSGLLVQPVVGRLSDRSWTRFGRRRPWMLASGALATAALVAIAYAPNLAVAIGMIWLLEIAMNALNAPYRALVGDSLPQHQHGRGFALQTVFVGIGAFLGAMAPKAFSLVGLPNVVTEGATPVSVRLAFLAAALCLAISVLGTVFATREYSREDYASFGVDVLEREERAGSLASRLAVMTRGLGPYRRIAGMQFFAWASLYLLWVYATPVVAGSAFGAVSVTDPRYGDGADWVGVMFATYNGVAGLFALVLPTLFDRFGVNRVHGAALLAGAFGFAGVALAGSPWPLLGCAGLIGIAYASMLSAPFVMASRIARQGEAGSAIGLMNVFIVLPQLVMGLSMGMAVRWFLSGDPSSTLVLAGLFCALASVISATGSKRRAI; this is encoded by the coding sequence ATGAAGGGAGATTTGCCACCGCTCGGGCTTGGTCGGCTGATGAGCCTGAGCGTGGGATACCTCGGTCTCCAGATCACGTTCGGGATCGAGAGTGCCAGTCTCAGTCGTGTATACCAGGGGTTCGGCGCGGGCGTGGACGATCTTGCGCTGCTGTGGCTGGCGGGGCCTGTTTCCGGACTACTGGTCCAGCCGGTGGTCGGTCGACTGAGCGACCGGTCCTGGACCCGGTTTGGTCGTCGTCGGCCGTGGATGCTCGCTTCGGGGGCGCTCGCAACCGCCGCGCTGGTGGCCATTGCCTACGCGCCGAACCTTGCGGTGGCGATCGGGATGATCTGGCTGCTCGAGATTGCCATGAATGCGCTCAACGCCCCCTACCGCGCTCTGGTCGGTGATAGCCTGCCACAGCACCAGCATGGCAGGGGCTTTGCTCTGCAGACCGTATTCGTCGGTATCGGCGCGTTTCTTGGCGCCATGGCGCCTAAGGCGTTCAGCCTTGTCGGCTTGCCCAACGTCGTCACCGAAGGCGCGACGCCTGTCTCGGTGCGGCTTGCCTTCCTTGCTGCTGCATTGTGTCTTGCGATCTCGGTCCTCGGGACCGTCTTTGCGACGCGCGAATACTCGAGAGAGGACTATGCCAGCTTCGGCGTTGATGTCCTCGAACGAGAGGAGCGCGCAGGATCTCTTGCTTCGCGCCTTGCCGTGATGACCCGTGGCCTTGGTCCCTATCGCCGGATTGCGGGCATGCAGTTCTTTGCTTGGGCGTCGCTGTACTTATTATGGGTCTACGCGACCCCTGTGGTGGCAGGTAGTGCCTTCGGTGCGGTTTCGGTGACAGATCCACGCTATGGCGATGGCGCGGACTGGGTCGGCGTTATGTTTGCGACATACAACGGCGTCGCCGGTCTGTTCGCCTTGGTCCTTCCCACCCTGTTCGACAGGTTCGGCGTCAACCGGGTACATGGCGCGGCCTTGCTGGCCGGGGCGTTCGGCTTTGCGGGGGTCGCGCTTGCAGGATCGCCCTGGCCGCTGCTGGGATGCGCGGGGCTGATCGGGATTGCTTATGCCTCGATGCTAAGCGCGCCTTTCGTCATGGCAAGCCGCATCGCCCGGCAGGGCGAAGCGGGCAGCGCCATCGGGTTGATGAACGTGTTTATCGTGTTGCCGCAACTGGTGATGGGCCTCAGCATGGGCATGGCGGTACGCTGGTTCCTGTCTGGCGATCCCTCGAGCACGCTGGTACTGGCGGGTTTGTTCTGCGCGCTAGCTTCCGTGATATCGGCGACAGGCTCCAAGCGACGTGCAATCTGA
- a CDS encoding GIY-YIG nuclease family protein yields MSDRDPDSVNFPPFETEDLRRNLARFLDMPFADVQGDIRKVGNYKWGVYLFYDYDGEPIYVGQTNEMLRTRIRRHLTNQRTDAVAMSVLDPFEVFEIEVYPLPQFQNVHTKSEKDAAKAYLNALEHAVYEKAVAGSEFKAILNEKDPPPPTVQVEIPKPFRMRIVSEEVANIRSHPDFRIARRSLIISRLAQVISERKVQGGLRRVLLTQAKRLQWLADRRYQALGGAASVEQETDYEGEND; encoded by the coding sequence ATGTCTGATCGCGATCCCGATTCTGTCAATTTTCCGCCCTTTGAAACCGAAGATCTTCGGCGCAACCTCGCGCGGTTCCTCGACATGCCTTTTGCCGATGTGCAAGGTGACATTAGGAAAGTGGGCAACTACAAATGGGGCGTCTACCTCTTCTACGATTACGATGGCGAGCCTATCTACGTCGGCCAAACCAATGAAATGTTGCGGACCCGCATTCGTCGACATCTAACCAATCAGCGCACGGATGCAGTAGCGATGTCCGTGCTCGATCCATTTGAAGTTTTCGAGATCGAGGTTTATCCGCTTCCACAATTCCAAAACGTGCACACTAAGTCTGAGAAGGACGCCGCTAAGGCTTATCTCAACGCCTTGGAACATGCTGTTTACGAGAAGGCAGTTGCAGGGAGCGAATTCAAGGCGATCCTTAACGAAAAGGACCCGCCACCACCGACTGTCCAGGTCGAAATTCCAAAGCCGTTCCGGATGCGGATCGTTTCCGAAGAAGTTGCGAACATTCGCTCCCACCCGGATTTTCGCATTGCTCGGCGGTCGCTGATCATTTCTCGGCTGGCACAAGTCATCTCAGAGCGCAAAGTGCAAGGTGGACTGCGACGCGTACTTCTGACGCAGGCGAAACGGTTACAATGGCTTGCCGATCGACGCTACCAAGCGTTGGGTGGGGCGGCCTCTGTCGAGCAGGAGACAGACTACGAAGGCGAAAACGACTGA
- a CDS encoding substrate-binding domain-containing protein — protein MEDVEGRKFTLKDIADELGISTATVSRAIAGNTAISEDTRELVIQAVARLGYSPPKRMPKAKPGRGDLSEQVCIVLPVALGHGGQLGNPFELSLLGGIGAALRERRRDFSISWQTPHDDQTLAEFIETAPYRGFIFFGQSQFHDALNRFGAANRPIVIWGVETEGQKYCSVGTDNFEGGFRATRHLIRTGRKRIAFFGSMPPIAEARTALSQIAQRLEGYKAALEVEGLSFDPDIVQTPFSSRYEGADAVDNLVERGIAFDSIVAASDVVALGALQALKRHGLRVPEDVALIGYDDIDVASFSSPQLSTVRQDVIKAGNMLVSKVLRMMDGHRAASERLPTELIIRGSCGA, from the coding sequence ATGGAAGACGTCGAGGGCCGCAAATTCACGCTGAAGGATATCGCCGACGAGTTGGGAATTTCGACAGCGACGGTATCGCGCGCGATTGCCGGAAATACTGCAATCAGCGAAGACACGCGTGAGCTTGTGATCCAGGCAGTGGCCCGGCTGGGCTATTCGCCCCCCAAGCGCATGCCCAAGGCCAAGCCGGGCAGAGGCGATCTATCCGAGCAGGTTTGCATCGTCCTGCCGGTCGCACTCGGGCACGGCGGGCAACTTGGCAATCCGTTCGAACTGTCGCTGTTGGGCGGGATCGGCGCGGCCCTGCGCGAGCGACGGCGCGACTTCTCGATCAGTTGGCAGACCCCGCACGATGACCAGACCCTCGCCGAATTCATTGAGACGGCACCGTATCGCGGGTTCATCTTTTTCGGCCAGTCACAGTTCCATGACGCCCTCAATCGGTTCGGTGCGGCCAATCGTCCGATTGTGATCTGGGGCGTTGAAACTGAAGGGCAAAAGTACTGTTCGGTCGGTACCGACAACTTCGAGGGCGGCTTTCGTGCCACACGCCACCTGATCCGGACAGGCCGAAAACGCATCGCTTTCTTCGGGTCGATGCCGCCCATCGCCGAAGCCCGGACCGCCCTGTCGCAGATCGCCCAGCGACTGGAGGGCTACAAGGCAGCGCTCGAAGTCGAGGGACTGTCTTTCGATCCCGACATCGTCCAGACGCCATTCTCGAGCCGTTATGAAGGGGCGGACGCGGTCGACAACCTTGTCGAGCGAGGCATTGCATTCGACTCCATCGTCGCAGCTTCGGACGTTGTTGCACTGGGCGCGCTGCAAGCGCTCAAGCGCCATGGCCTTCGCGTTCCCGAGGACGTTGCCTTGATCGGTTATGACGATATCGATGTGGCCTCGTTCTCGAGCCCGCAATTGAGCACTGTGCGGCAGGACGTGATCAAGGCAGGCAACATGCTGGTGTCAAAAGTGCTGCGAATGATGGACGGCCATCGCGCTGCTTCAGAGCGATTGCCGACAGAGCTGATCATCCGCGGATCGTGCGGCGCCTGA
- a CDS encoding DNA cytosine methyltransferase: MHQKPTFYEFFAGGGMARAGLGNGWQCLFANDFDAKKGLSYQANWGTEGELKIADVNTVSPDDLPGCADLIWGSFPCQDLSLAGGGAGLGGKRSGTFYPFWRVVQGLIDEGRAPKVVALENVCGTLTSHGGRDFEAICETLVTSGYRVGALVIDAALFVPQSRPRLFIIGVLQSVPIDPTLLAPGPIEPFHTRRLCAAADGLGEHVLREWLWWNIPTPARRNAVFADIIETDPRSVRWHSAQETNRLVDLMSPINLAKLTAAKRAKRRMVGGVYRRTRRDENGAKVQRAEVRFDDIAGCLRTPSGGSSRQTIIIVDGATVSSRLISARETARLMGLPDEYKLPRNYNEAYHLTGDGVAVPVVRHLAAQLFEPLLGLQAAEESSMDAKLRA, encoded by the coding sequence GTGCATCAAAAGCCAACTTTTTACGAGTTTTTCGCCGGCGGCGGGATGGCGCGAGCTGGCCTCGGAAACGGCTGGCAGTGCCTCTTTGCCAATGACTTTGACGCGAAAAAGGGCCTCTCTTATCAAGCTAACTGGGGTACAGAGGGCGAACTTAAAATTGCCGATGTAAACACCGTCTCTCCAGATGACTTGCCCGGTTGCGCGGACTTAATTTGGGGATCATTTCCCTGTCAGGATCTGTCGCTCGCAGGTGGAGGGGCTGGCCTTGGTGGCAAACGATCGGGTACATTCTACCCATTCTGGCGCGTTGTGCAGGGTTTAATTGATGAAGGTCGCGCACCAAAGGTGGTAGCGCTTGAGAATGTCTGTGGCACTCTTACTTCGCATGGAGGGCGTGACTTTGAGGCGATTTGCGAAACGCTCGTAACGTCGGGATACCGGGTTGGCGCGCTCGTCATCGATGCCGCTCTATTTGTACCGCAATCCCGACCGCGGCTTTTCATTATCGGAGTGCTTCAATCGGTTCCAATTGACCCTACGTTGCTTGCTCCTGGACCAATCGAGCCGTTTCATACACGCCGTCTCTGCGCGGCAGCGGACGGATTGGGTGAACATGTTCTTCGTGAGTGGCTGTGGTGGAACATCCCAACCCCGGCGCGTCGGAACGCAGTGTTCGCGGACATCATAGAGACCGACCCTAGAAGCGTGAGGTGGCATAGTGCGCAGGAGACAAACCGGCTCGTAGACCTAATGTCGCCGATCAACCTCGCCAAGCTTACCGCAGCAAAACGAGCGAAACGCAGAATGGTCGGTGGTGTGTACCGCAGAACGCGGCGCGATGAGAATGGGGCAAAGGTGCAACGCGCAGAAGTTCGCTTTGATGATATAGCAGGTTGCCTTCGCACGCCCTCTGGCGGTTCTAGCAGGCAAACAATCATTATCGTCGATGGGGCAACGGTGAGCTCTCGGCTGATTTCAGCGCGTGAAACTGCCCGTTTGATGGGGCTGCCAGATGAATACAAGCTGCCGAGGAATTATAATGAGGCGTATCACCTGACTGGGGACGGAGTGGCCGTGCCTGTCGTTCGACATTTGGCTGCCCAACTATTTGAACCATTATTGGGGCTTCAAGCAGCAGAAGAATCTAGCATGGATGCGAAGCTTCGAGCCTGA
- a CDS encoding site-specific integrase has translation MKTYQKKPDNTDSVFRVHLRPKWGKMHLDEITTQAVAKWLAEKRDAGLAPATVEKIRIVFNRSFELALKWGTAGVKVNPVRGIPRPKFSNARERFLSSKEAGKLLAAVAASPNPQLRNIVGLLLYTGARKNELLQAQWQHVDLERKVWFIPTSKTGKSRHVPLSQPALDIIDQLPRFDKCPWLLPNPETRKPYGDIKRAWTTAREEAGMPDLHLHDLRHSAASFMINAGIDLFAVGRILGHADHQSTMRYSHLANDTLRKAVEAGAAKMNVGWAGQPAA, from the coding sequence GTGAAGACGTACCAGAAAAAGCCGGACAACACCGATTCCGTTTTTCGTGTTCATCTTCGCCCGAAGTGGGGAAAAATGCACTTGGACGAAATCACGACGCAGGCGGTGGCCAAATGGCTTGCCGAGAAGCGCGATGCCGGTCTTGCGCCAGCGACAGTCGAGAAGATCCGCATCGTGTTCAACCGATCGTTCGAGTTGGCCTTGAAGTGGGGGACGGCTGGCGTGAAGGTGAACCCGGTTCGGGGAATTCCGCGACCGAAGTTCAGCAACGCCCGTGAGCGGTTCCTGTCGTCGAAAGAGGCAGGGAAATTGCTCGCTGCTGTTGCCGCATCGCCAAATCCGCAACTCCGCAACATCGTTGGCCTGTTGCTCTATACCGGCGCTCGCAAAAATGAACTGCTGCAGGCGCAATGGCAGCATGTCGATCTTGAACGGAAGGTGTGGTTCATCCCCACGTCGAAAACCGGCAAGTCCCGCCATGTGCCTTTGTCGCAACCGGCTCTGGACATCATCGACCAGCTACCCCGCTTCGATAAATGTCCGTGGCTCTTGCCCAACCCGGAAACGCGGAAGCCCTATGGCGATATCAAGCGCGCATGGACGACGGCACGGGAGGAAGCCGGAATGCCGGACCTCCATCTGCATGATCTTCGCCACAGCGCCGCGTCCTTCATGATCAACGCTGGAATCGATCTGTTCGCCGTGGGCCGCATCCTGGGCCATGCCGATCATCAATCGACCATGCGCTATAGCCATCTCGCCAACGACACCTTGAGAAAGGCAGTGGAGGCAGGTGCTGCGAAAATGAATGTCGGTTGGGCTGGTCAACCCGCCGCCTAA
- a CDS encoding integrase, with translation MGHLDLDAAIHDRPPWNAGQNVGPKRPRRRRDIWAIRFCLDEHKRIRDRALFDLAIDSKLRAWDLVKLRIGNLVIGGPIRNRATVIQQKTCRPIQFEIMAETRSTLERWLERRGGKLSDFVFPSMIDYVSHLNTRQYARLNGLATVTLTGVIQCLQLR, from the coding sequence ATGGGACATTTAGATCTTGATGCAGCAATTCACGATCGGCCCCCGTGGAACGCCGGGCAAAACGTAGGACCAAAGCGACCGCGCCGGCGGCGAGACATCTGGGCAATACGCTTCTGTCTGGACGAACATAAACGCATTCGGGACCGCGCCCTTTTCGACCTCGCAATCGACAGTAAACTGAGAGCCTGGGATTTGGTAAAGCTCCGCATCGGAAATCTGGTCATCGGCGGGCCCATCCGAAACCGCGCAACCGTTATCCAGCAGAAGACCTGCCGACCTATCCAGTTTGAAATCATGGCAGAAACCCGCAGTACGTTGGAGCGCTGGCTCGAACGAAGAGGCGGGAAGCTAAGCGATTTCGTGTTTCCCAGCATGATTGATTACGTTAGCCATCTTAACACCAGGCAGTATGCGCGCCTGAACGGTTTGGCTACGGTAACGCTGACCGGTGTTATCCAATGCTTGCAGCTGCGGTAA